The proteins below come from a single Benincasa hispida cultivar B227 chromosome 4, ASM972705v1, whole genome shotgun sequence genomic window:
- the LOC120075937 gene encoding alpha-(1,4)-fucosyltransferase — protein sequence MLLKPSNTVAVVFMLAFALFIIFFTGFLEFPPASTSIVPPTDDLNLSAPQFASDPFTDLIIAFKKWDSQVGCDRFREKISGGLSNGSSSVSLQQVGGDSNSECGGLKLNHVAVLVKGWTWIPDNLDNLYSCSCGLSCLWTKSSVLADKPDALLFETSTPPRQRHRGDPLRIYMDLEAGRKRSGLEDLFVSYHADDDVQSTYAGALFHNGRNYHVSSKKNNDTLIYWSSSRCLPQRNQLAKKLLSLLPHHSFGKCLNNVGGLDMALSMYPECANDGSVTPKWWDHLHCAMSHYKFVLAIENTMTESYVTEKLFYALDSGSVPIYFGAPNVWDFVPPHSIIDGSKFSSLEELASYVKRLADDPVAYAEYHAWRRCRALGNYRRTRAASLDTLPCRVCDAVSRRGGRNG from the exons ATGCTCTTGAAGCCCTCCAACACCGTTGCCGTCGTATTCATGCTCGCTTTCGCAttattcatcatcttcttcactgGCTTCCTCGAATTTCCACCAGCATCCACTTCCATCGTACCGCCCACCGACGATCTGAATCTCTCCGCACCCCAATTCGCTTCCGACCCTTTCACTGATTTGATCATCGCCTTCAAGAAATGGGATTCTCAGGTGGGTTGTGATCGGTTCCGGGAGAAAATTAGCGGCGGTTTGAGCAATGGGTCTTCGTCAGTTTCGCTGCAGCAAGTCGGCGGCGACTCTAATTCGGAATGTGGGGGGCTGAAACTGAATCATGTTGCTGTTTTGGTGAAAGGATGGACTTGGATTCCTGATAATTTAGACAATTTGTATTCGTGTTCTTGTGGATTGAGCTGTCTTTGGACTAAATCTTCTGTTCTTGCCGATAAACCTGACGCCTTGTTATTCGAAACCAGTACGCCTCCGCGGCAG AGGCACAGAGGAGATCCGCTTCGCATATATATGGATCTCGAGGCTGGTCGGAAGCGCTCAGGTTTGGAGGATCTATTTGTTAGTTATCATGCAGACGATGATGTTCAGTCAACTTATGCAGGAGCACTCTTTCACAATGGTCGAAACTATCACGtatcttctaaaaaaaacaat GATACACTCATTTATTGGTCGTCGTCTCGTTGTCTTCCCCAAAGAAATCAGCTTGCTAAGAAGCTTCTAAGTTTGCTGCCTCATCATTCATTTGGCAAGTGCTTGAACAACGTAGGTGGACTCGATATGGCCCTTTCGATGTACCCTGAATGTGCAAATGATGGCAGTGTCACCCCAAAATGGTGGGATCACTTGCATTGTGCAATGTCTCACTACAAATTCGTTCTCGCAATTGAAAACACAATGACTGAGAGTTACGTAACAGAGAAGCTATTTTATGCGCTAGACTCTGGTTCGGTTCCGATCTATTTTGGTGCCCCTAATGTTTGGGACTTTGTTCCTCCACATTCTATAATTGATGGATCTAAATTCAGCTCCTTGGAAGAGTTAGCTTCTTATGTAAAGCGACTTGCGGATGATCCAGTAGCTTATGCCGAGTACCATGCTTGGAGACGATGCCGTGCATTGGGTAACTATAGAAGGACCCGAGCTGCAAGCCTCGACACGCTGCCATGCCGTGTGTGTGATGCTGTGAGCAGAAGGGGTGGTAGAAATGGCTGA
- the LOC120076869 gene encoding tRNA nucleotidyltransferase cca2: MKLLLSFKSPLKLHSLILPSLSFHTSFLKFSTSLPALKFPTTRPPSTPSPKSMATSISSPKPLVQVKDNIELTETEEKIFHRLLGTLRHFNLQTQLRVAGGWVRDKLLGKDCYDIDIALDNMLGSEFVDKVREYLLTVGEEAQGVAVIPCNPDQSKHLETARMRIFDIWIDFVNLRCEEYSENSRIPAKQKFGTAEEDAYRRDLTINSLFYNINLSIVEDFTKRGLSDLKFGKIVTPLPAKATFMDDPLRVLRAIRFCARFEFTLDEELKEAAACEEVKAALAAKISRERIGVEIDLMIAGNQPVKAMSYICDLTLFWTVFTLPANTEPEISEVCNSLCIACLDATWNLIQLIKCFTFNDEQKRLSMYASLFLPFRKFTFKDKKSKKVPVVNYIFRDSLKRKVSDADTVVNVHQALEKFLSLIPLVSKEEIQPNGLDWGVGCEDVPVTSRIRVLTGLLLREIKDFWPVALLMATLLYPANVDYTQDLLNRHYELEKRKELFDVVYNEIVKLGLENVWEVKPLVNGKEIMNILQLKAGGPLVREWQQKILAWQLARPSGTSEECLDWIREMHSKRVKLDE; the protein is encoded by the exons ATGAAACTGCTTCTCTCTTTCAAATCACCTCTGAAGCTCCACTCTCTCATCCTTCCCTCACTCTCTTTCCACACTTCTTTCctcaagttttcaacttctctCCCTGCCCTCAAATTCCCCACAACCAGACCCCCATCGACTCCCTCTCCAAAATCAATGGCGACCTCAATCTCTTCCCCCAAACCACTTGTTCAAGTCAAGGACAACATCGAACTCACTGAAACCGAGGAAAAGATTTTTCATAGGCTTCTCGGGACTCTTCGTCACTTCAATCTCCAAACACAGCTTCGTGTTGCTGGCGGTTGGGTTCGCGATAAG CTTCTCGGCAAAGATTGTTATGACATCGATATCGCTCTGGACAATATGTTGGGTAGCGAGTTTGTGGATAAGGTTAGAGAGTATTTGTTGACAGTTGGGGAAGAAGCGCAAGGAGTCGCTGTTATTCCATG TAACCCTGACCAATCAAAACATCTAGAAACAGCAAGGATGCGTATCTTTGATATATGGATTGATTTTGTAAACTTGAGGTGTGAGGAGTACAGTGAGAATAGCCGTATTCCTGCTAAG CAAAAGTTTGGGACGGCAGAAGAGGATGCATATAGAAGGGATTTAACAATCAATag CTTGTTCTACAATATCAACTTGAGCATAGTTGAAGATTTTACGAAAAGAG GCCTTTCAGATTTGAAGTTTGGGAAAATTGTGACTCCTTTACCTGCTAAAGCTACATTTATGGATGATCCACTTCGAGTCCTTCGAGCCATACGTTTCT GTGCAAGATTTGAGTTCACATTGGACGAAGAACTGAAAGAAGCTGCAGCATGTGAAGAAGTAAAGGCTGCTCTTGCTGCAAAGATTAGCAGAGAACGTATTGGAGTTGAG ATTGATCTTATGATTGCTGGGAATCAGCCAGTTAAAGCAATGAGCTACATTTGTGATTTAACTTTATTTTGGACTGTCTTTACTCTTCCTGCTAACACTGAACCTGAAATATCTGAGGTGTGTAATAG CCTTTGCATTGCTTGTCTGGATGCCACGTGGAACCTCATTCAACTTATAAAATGCTTTACCTTTAAT gATGAACAGAAAAGGCTCTCTATGTATGCTTCTCTCTTCCTTCCATTCAGAAAATTCACATTTAAAGACAAGAAGTCCAAAAAG GTTCCTGTTGTCAACTATATTTTTCGGGATTCTCTGAAGCGAAAAGTTAGCGATGCCGACACA GTTGTTAACGTACATCAGGCCTTGGAGAAGTTTTTGTCCTTGATTCCTCTTGTATCTAAAGAGGAGATTCAACCCAATGGACTTGATTGGGGTGTTGGATGTGAAGATGTTCCTGTTACGTCAAGGATTCGAGTATTGACTG GGCTTCTTTTACGGGAAATTAAAGACTTCTGGCCTGTAGCTTTATTGATGGCCACCTTGTTATATCCTGCTAATGTAGATTATACACAAGATCTGTTAAACCGACACTACGAACTGGAAAAGCGAAAGGAACTTTTTGACGTTGTTTACAATGAGATTGTTAAATTAG GTCTGGAAAATGTGTGGGAGGTGAAACCTCTGGTGAATGGGAAGGAGATTATGAACATTTTGCAGCTGAAAGCAGGAGGACCACTTGTTAGAGAATGG CAACAAAAGATACTTGCATGGCAGCTTGCACGCCCCTCAGGAACGTCTGAAGAATGCCTCGATTGGATACGGGAAATGCATTCGAAGCGCGTTAAATTGGATGAATGA
- the LOC120075584 gene encoding uncharacterized protein LOC120075584: MAVGLEEESERKGGVALYFPANDDEPSSASSSTPPKLPRRLRRRLMESKAPSTAEEIEAKLQKADLRRQAKRQRAGFLMERRRTCDTVHANIKGMPKLDPSAVIARFWRSFVQMRKTTFALAKAYQELDITAESVKSMEFEQLASKINATATIQTVRALLVRIESRFTILKTISGNKLSIEKLDHLLKRVGLHGRSSNQVNKTSRSETIGLRKAAKVASKLSRYPAKVVLFAYMILGHPETVFIGKSEVENALLESASNFVQEFELLIKIILEGPLRTFHQEQSSTPPSFRSQLEIFDKRWCSYLHHFVVWKDKDAIFFEENMKGVARQLELFMAQTSKLRLEGDNGNIVHDIQVNEEQKIMREKLQQVGTSENSLSVAGSRSSELDTDYSTGFRRAESSKSEQHTSSSEMLVTENELVANEIVHDYHHFLTVTSNAPTEAETSLKAKLKETMEKAFWDGVMESMEKDDPDFSWVVKVLKEVRNELCEMSPPSWRSEIAEKIDIGILTQILNSGTLDVGYFKQLLDFSLVTLQKLSAPAKEKEMEASYQKLMEELGDVSCSGKNLKHSFALLMVKGLRFVLHQIQNLKEEIANAHLRMVEPLIKGPAGLEYLRNSFTKRCGSPTDAPTTLPLTRQWLSSVWPDVELEWKEHTDSVAAAISKNTVQPEILPSTIRTGGSSLVPSKISLTSGISVHGKEQPECKGERLDLLIRLGLLKLVNQITGLSSDTLPETFKLNLARLRMVQSRLQRIIVISTSLLVMRQILLNERLVSSPSEVDSILSTCGKRLCNLLDTVENAGILEIVEALDSVLVDRDSDPEKLQARKQIIANMLIKSLQEGDVIYTRVSRNVYLAMRGVVLGGSGRKGRQLAEVTLLPIGAGALTEKVVEAAEVLVVMAVVSVIVHGDWYRELIKNW; encoded by the exons ATGGCTGTGGGACTGGAGGAGGAATCGGAGAGGAAGGGCGGAGTAGCGCTGTATTTTCCGGCAAATGACGACGAGCCTTCGTCGGCATCGTCTTCTACTCCTCCTAAGCTGCCTCGCAGGCTTCGCCGTCGCCTAATGGAGTCTAAGGCGCCGTCTACTGCTGAAGAGATTGAAGCCAAGCTCCAGAAGGCTGATCTACGTCGTCAG GCGAAGAGGCAAAGAGCTGGGTTTTTGATGGAGAGAAGAAGAACATGTGATACTGTTCATGCTAATATAAAAGGGATGCCTAAGCTGGACCCGTCGGCAGTTATAGCGAG ATTCTGGAGGAGTTTTGTACAAATGAGAAAAACTACATTTGCTTTGGCAAAAGCATATCAAGAATTAGATATTACTGCAGAATCTGTGAAGTCAATGGAATTTGAGCAGCTTGCTTCTAAGATCAATGCAACTGCAACCATACAAACTGTCAGAGCTTTATTAGTTCGCATAGAGAGCAGATTTACAATCTTGAAAACGATTTCTGGAAATAAATTGAGCATCGAGAAGTTAGATCACCTTCTCAAGCGTGTTGGACTGCATGGCAGAAGCAGTAATCAAGTAAACAAGACAAGTAGGTCGGAGACTATTGGCTTGAGGAAAGCTGCAAAGGTTGCCTCTAAATTATCTAGATACCCTGCTAAAGTAGTGCTTTTTGCTTACATGATACTGGGTCATCCGGAGACAGTTTTTATTGGGAAGAGTGAGGTTGAAAATGCGCTGCTGGAGTCGGCATCAAATTTTGTTCAGGAATTCGAATTGTTGATTAAGATTATATTAGAGGGTCCCTTACGAACCTTTCATCAGGAGCAATCTTCCACGCCACCTTCGTTTAGATCCCAGTTGGAGATATTTGACAAAAGATGGTGCTCTTACCTTCATCACTTTGTGGTGTGGAAAGACAAGGATGCTATATTTTTTGAGGAGAATATGAAGGGTGTTGCTCGCCAGTTGGAGCTTTTTATGGCGCAAACTTCTAAGCTGAGATTGGAAGGTGATAATGGCAATATCGTACATGATATACAG GTCAACGAAGAGCAGAAGATAATGAGAGAAAAGTTACAGCAAGTTGGGACTTCAGAAAATTCTTTATCAGTTGCCGGGTCACGCTCCTCGGAATTGGATACTGACTATTCTACAGGGTTCCGACGAGCAGAAAGTTCTAAGTCAG AGCAACATACAAGTTCCAGTGAAATGCTAGTCACTGAGAATGAGTTAGTTGCAAATGAGATTGTCCATGACTATCACCATTTCCTTACGGTCACCTCGAATGCTCCAACTGAAGCTGAAACCAGTTTAAAG GCAAAACTGAAAGAGACAATGGAAAAAGCATTTTGGGATGGCGTAATGGAATCTATGGAAAAAGATGATCCTGATTTCAGCTGGGTTGTCAAGGTCCTGAAAGAGGTCAGGAATGAATTGTGTGAGATGTCTCCACCGTCCTGGAGATCAGAGATTGCTGAGAAAATTGATATTGGAATTCTAACGCAG ATTTTAAATTCAGGGACTCTGGATGTGGGTTACTTCAAACAACTCCTGGACTTTAGTTTAGTCACTCTACAAAAACTTTCCGCCCCAGCtaaagagaaagagatggaagcAAGTTACCAGAAGCTGATGGAAGAGTTAGGAGACGTTTCCTGTTCTGGAAAGAACTTAAAGCATTCATTTGCTCTCTTGATGGTCAAAGGTTTACGCTTTGTTCTACATCAGATTCAG AATCTAAAAGAAGAAATAGCAAATGCACATTTAAGGATGGTGGAACCGCTCATCAAGGGTCCTGCTGGTTTGGAGTACCTAAGAAATTCATTCACTAAGCGATGTGGATCTCCTACTGATGCACCTACCACTTTACCCCTTACAAGGCAATGGCTTTCATCTGTATGGCCGGATGTGGAGCTGGAGTGGAAAGAACACACTGATTCTGTGGCTGCTGCTATATCAAAGAATACAGTTCAGCCAGAGATCCTGCCGTCTACCATACGAACTGGAGGAAGCAGTCTGGTTCCGTCAAAGATAAGCCTGACATCTGGAATAAGTGTCCATG GCAAAGAACAGCCAGAGTGCAAGGGAGAGAGACTTGATTTATTAATTAGGCTCGGACTGCTAAAGTTAGTAAATCAAATAACCGGGCTCAGCAGTGATACTCTGCCAGAGACTTTCAAGCTTAATCTAGCCAGGCTGAGGATGGTTCAGTCTCGACTTCAGAGGATCATCGTCATTTCTACCAG CTTGTTGGTCATGCGTCAAATTCTTCTCAACGAGAGATTAGTCTCCAGTCCAAGTGAAGTCGATAGTATCTTATCAACATGTGGCAAGCGTCTTTGCAACCTCTTGGATACTGTAGAAAATGCAGGAATACTGGAGATCGTCGAAGCCCTCGATAGTGTTCTAGTCGATCGCGATTCAGATCCTGAAAAACTTCAAGCAAGAAAGCAGATTATAGCAAACATGCTGATAAAAAGCTTACAAGAAGGCGATGTCATATACACACGGGTTTCACGTAACGTTTATCTGGCCATGCGGGGTGTTGTGCTTGGGGGAAGTGGTAGAAAGGGAAGGCAACTGGCGGAGGTGACTCTTTTGCCCATCGGAGCCGGAGCCCTTACAGAAAAGGTGGTTGAGGCAGCAGAAGTTCTGGTTGTGATGGCTGTTGTGTCTGTGATTGTTCATGGAGATTGGTATAGAGAGTTAATTAAAAACTGgtga